The genomic region GGTAGGTTGTTTCCTCAATTTCAATAAATGGATTCTCAAGAGACTCGTTTTGAATAAAGCTTGCTAATTCTATAGATGAATATTGCAAAATAGATAATCCTTGCTTCATTTCAGGCGTCATGTTGAGCCCCATTTTTTGTTCCTTCGTTAAACTTAACTTCATGTTCTGAGACCTCCCTTCAAAAGATGTTGAAAAAGCGACTCAACTTGTCATATGGTCTGCGTATATCTCCAAATGCCATTTGTTCTCATTTATATTGTTAAAAAGTATGCCGGACTACCCTGGAAATATGTCTCACGTTCATATTAGGATTGAATTCATAATTTCATCTTAATAGAATGATAGCGTTTATGCAAAACGGATGGCACGAAATTTGCTAGAATATACATCAATTAATGAGTTGGTTAGGGTGGAATTTGGTAATAGTTATTTTTCATACCCAACGGCTAGGTTCATATGTTAAAATATGTTTGGACTTAAAACGAAAAAATTCATAAAGAGGTTCTAGTCACCCCTCTATAAAAAAACTAAGGAGTGAAAAGTATCTCTTCTTAGGGATGCTTTTTTTCTTCGTTAAAAGGAGAGTTCTTCATGAAAAACAAAAAAGCGCTTGTTGTATTTAGCGGGGGCCAGGATAGTACAACTTGTCTGTTTTGGGCTTTGAAAAACTTTGATGAAGTAGAAGCGGTAACGTTTGATTATAACCAACGTCACGTAGCCGAAATTGAATGTGCTAAGGAAATTACAACTGAACTAGGTGTTGAGCATCATATATTAGATATGTCTTTATTGAATCAATTGGCTCCGAATGCCCTGACACGAAATGATATTGAAGTGACAGCAGGTGAGAATGGTTCATTGCCGTCTACTTTTGTCCCGGGTCGTAATTTGGTCTTTTTATCTTTTGCTGGTATTTTGGCACATCAAATTGGAGCTTCCCACATTATTACGGGTGTTTGTGAAACAGACTTTAGTGGTTATCCTGATTGCCGGGATGATTTTGTCAAATCACTAAATGTAACATTAAATCTCTCAATGGATGAGAAGTTTGTTATTCACACACCGTTAATGTGGTTAAACAAGGCAGAAACATGGGAATTAGCAGATACATTGAACGCGTTAGATTTCGTAAAAGAAAAAACGTTAACATGCTATAACGGTGTTATTGGCGATGGTTGTGGCACATGCCCTGCTTGTGAATTACGTCGTAAAGGATATGAACAGTATATGGAGACAAAAAAGGAGAAGGTTCAACGATGATTCAACAATTCTATCCTCAAACTCAACATGATTATCGTTATGAGCTTAACAAAGACATGAATTTTTCAGCTGCTCATTTTGTCCCGAGCGAGGCTGCAGGGAAATGTCAAAATGTGCACGGTCATACCTATTTTGTCAATGTTACGATTGTCGGAGATCAATTAGATAAAAGCGGATTTTTAGTTGATTTTAAATTACTAAAAGATTTAGTCCATGGACGTTATGATCATCGTCTGTTAAATGATGAAACAGGTGATTTTAACGACGAAGATCCGAATCTATTCCCAACGACTGAAGTGGTTGCCCGTACCATATGGACGAATATTCAACAATACTTGAATGATTTAGAAAATAAACCGAAATGTGTTCAAGTCATTGTTAGGGAAACCCCAACGAGTTATGTTGTATACCGCCCGAAAGCGGGGGATTTTGATGAAGAAGAGTAAGATTCCAGTGTTAGAAATTTTCGGACCTACAATCCAAGGAGAAGGAATGGTAGTTGGTCGAAAAACGATGTTTGTCCGTACAGCGGGATGCGACTACCGTTGTTCTTGGTGTGATTCCGCTTTTACGTGGGACGGTTCCGCAAAGAACGATATTCGACAAATGCTCCCTGAGGCAATCTTTGATGAGTTGAAGGTTTTAGGGGACAACCGATTTGACCATGTAACAATTTCAGGTGGAAATCCAGCATTATATCCTCAAATGGGAAACTTCATCTCCTTACTTAAAGAGTATGAAATAGAAGTGGCATTGGAAACACAAGGAAGTATTTGGCAAGATTGGTTTTACGATGTTGATGACCTAACCATCTCTCCAAAACCGCCAAGTTCCGGAATGAAGACGGATTTTGATAAACTTGATATGATTATCGAAAATCTACGTACACGAGGTCTCGTGGAAACGAATGTAAGTTTAAAAGTCGTCATTTTTGATGATGAAGACCTTGAGTATGCGAAAAAAGTCCATTCTCGTTACAGGGACGTACCATTTTACCTTCAAGTAGGAAATCAGGATCTTACGACAGTAGATGATACCGAGCTTCGTCATACATTGATTACAAGTTATGAAACATTAATTGATAAAGTCGTAGATTCTTCACAGTTAAATGATGTTCGTGTACTCCCCCAACTACATACACTTGTGTGGGGAAATAAGCGAGGCGTTTAAGAAAAAACAGTTCGCCCAAATCCACATGTGGATTTGGGCTTTTACTTGCGTTCATGATAAGCATA from Salirhabdus salicampi harbors:
- the queE gene encoding 7-carboxy-7-deazaguanine synthase QueE, with amino-acid sequence MKKSKIPVLEIFGPTIQGEGMVVGRKTMFVRTAGCDYRCSWCDSAFTWDGSAKNDIRQMLPEAIFDELKVLGDNRFDHVTISGGNPALYPQMGNFISLLKEYEIEVALETQGSIWQDWFYDVDDLTISPKPPSSGMKTDFDKLDMIIENLRTRGLVETNVSLKVVIFDDEDLEYAKKVHSRYRDVPFYLQVGNQDLTTVDDTELRHTLITSYETLIDKVVDSSQLNDVRVLPQLHTLVWGNKRGV
- the queC gene encoding 7-cyano-7-deazaguanine synthase QueC, with the protein product MKNKKALVVFSGGQDSTTCLFWALKNFDEVEAVTFDYNQRHVAEIECAKEITTELGVEHHILDMSLLNQLAPNALTRNDIEVTAGENGSLPSTFVPGRNLVFLSFAGILAHQIGASHIITGVCETDFSGYPDCRDDFVKSLNVTLNLSMDEKFVIHTPLMWLNKAETWELADTLNALDFVKEKTLTCYNGVIGDGCGTCPACELRRKGYEQYMETKKEKVQR
- the queD gene encoding 6-carboxytetrahydropterin synthase QueD, with the translated sequence MIQQFYPQTQHDYRYELNKDMNFSAAHFVPSEAAGKCQNVHGHTYFVNVTIVGDQLDKSGFLVDFKLLKDLVHGRYDHRLLNDETGDFNDEDPNLFPTTEVVARTIWTNIQQYLNDLENKPKCVQVIVRETPTSYVVYRPKAGDFDEEE